ATGCCAAGAAAGAAGGGGACGATTCCAAGTACATCACCATCAAGTCGCCGATTATCGGGACATTTTACCGGAAACCTTCCCCGGACAAACCCCCGTTTGTGGAAGTCGGGGACAGCATTTCCAAGGGCGACGTACTTTGCGTGATCGAGGCCATGAAGCTCTTCAACGATATTGAATCGGAAGTATCCGGAAAGGTCGTCAAAGTACTGGTAGACGACTCCTCCCCGGTAGAATTCGACCAGCCCTTGTTCCTGATCGACCCGTCTTAGACCGGGGTTTCGCATTAACTAACAGACAACAAGCGCACTATGTTTAAAAAGATTCTGATCGCCAACCGCGGAGAGATTGCCCTGCGCATCATCCGCACCTGCAAGGAGATGGGTATCAAGACGGTCGCGGTGTACTCCAAGGCCGACGAGGAAAGCCTCCATGTCCGGTTTGCAGATGAAGCCGTTTGTATCGGTCCGGCTCCGAGTAACCAGTCCTACCTGAAAATCCCGAACATCATTGCGGCTGCGGAAATCACCAACGCGGACGCAATCCATCCGGGCTACGGCTTTTTGTCCGAGAACTCCAAGTTTTCCAGGATTTGCGCCGAACACGAGATCAAATTCATCGGTGCGACGGGCGACCAGATCGACCGTATGGGCGACAAGGCATCTGCCAAGCAGACGATGAAAGAGGCTGGGGTGCCTACCATCCCCGGCTCCGACGGCCTCCTGAAGGATGCGAACCACGCGCTGAAGGTGGCCAAGAAAATGGGATATCCGGTTATGATCAAGGCTACTGCCGGCGGCGGCGGAAAGGGTATGCGTGCCATCTGGAAAGAGGAGGAGCTCGTAAAACAATTTGAGAGCGCCGTCAAGGAAGCGGAAGCGGCCTTCGGCAACGGGGGGATGTATATGGAAAAGCTCATTGAGGAGCCCCGGCATATTGAGATCCAGGTAGTTGGCGACCAGTATGGCAAGGCCTGCCACCTCTCCGAGCGGGACTGCTCCATCCAGCGACGCCACCAGAAGCTCACCGAGGAGACCCCTTCTCCCTTTATGACGGATAAACTCCGGGATGCCATGGGGAAGGCAGCCGTCCGCGCAGCCGAGTTTATCAAATACGAAGGGGCGGGGACCGTGGAATTCCTGGTAGACAAACACCGCAACTTCTATTTTATGGAGATGAATACGCGGATCCAGGTTGAACACCCGATCACCGAGCAGGTTATCGATTACGACCTGATTCGCGAACAGATCCTCGTGGCAGGGGGCGTGCCGATATCCGGTAAAAATTACACCCCGAACTTGCACTCCATCGAATGCCGGATCAATGCGGAGGACCCCTACAACGGGTTTCGTCCATCTCCGGGCAAGATCACGACGCTGCATACGCCCGGCGGGCACGGTGTCCGGCTGGACACCCACGTGTACAGCGGGTACACCATTCCGCCCAACTACGATTCGATGATCGCCAAGCTGATCACCACGGCCCAGACGCGGGAAGAGGCCATCAACAAGATGAAGCGCGCCCTGGATGAATTCGTAATCGAAGGCATCAAGACGACCATCCCGTTCCACCGCCAGCTTATGGACCATCCGGATTACCTGGCCGGGAACTACACCACCAAATTCATGGAGGACTTCGAGATGCAACCCGAGCCCTCCGAGGACGACTGACGGAGCCATCCACGGCCCCGTAAACCGGCAAGAACCGCGCTATGAGCCCGAGCTACTGGGAAATTGAATCCTGGCTTACCGACGTGGATTTTTGCGTGGTGGGCAGCGGCATAACCGGCCTGAGTTGTGCCCTGGAACTTCGAAAAAGCCATCCCGGGGCCAAAATCCTCATTCTGGAACGGGGCATCCTGCCCGCCGGAGCCAGCACCCGCAATGCGGGTTTTGCCTGTTTTGGCAGCCTAACCGAGATCCTGGACGATTTGCAGTCCCATACGGAAGATGAAATTGTCTCTCTGGTTTCCAACCGGTTCACGGGCATCCGGATGCTGCGCCAACGGCTGGGCGACCAGGCCATAGATTTCCGGCAGTACGGAGGCTACGAGGTTTTCCGGGAAGCGGATAAAGAGGTGCAGGAGCACGCCCTGGAGGCCATGGATCGAATCAACCGGATGCTGCAACCGGTTTTCGGCCGGCCGGCCTTTGAAATCCGGCCGGGGGAATTCGGGATGGCCGGCATCCAGCCCGACGCCGTCTGCAACCCGTTGGAAGGACAACTCCATACGGGCCGGATGATGCAGGCCCTGCTGGGCAAAGCCCGGGAGGCGGACATCTGCCTGCTCAACGGGGTGGAGGTAACCGGGTTTGAAGACCTGGGGGACCAGGTAGGCATCCGGACTTCCGCATTCGAATTTGAGGCGGCGAACCTGCTGCTGGCGACTAACGGGTTTGCCGGGCTGCAAACCGGACTGGACCTGCAGCCTGCACGGGGCCAGGTACTTATCACTGAACCCGTACCCGGGCTGGCCCTCCGCGGGAGCTTCCACCTGGACCGGGGCTATTTCTACTTCCGAAACGTCGGCGACCGCGTACTCCTGGGTGGCGGCCGCCATTTGGACAAACCCGGGGAAACCACCACGGACCTCGGTCAGACCCCCGGCATACAGCAAGCCCTGGAAGACCTGTTGCACAGGGTTATCCTTCCCGGGCAGGCCGTCCGGGTAGCGCACCGGTGGAGCGGGATCATGGGCGTGGGCTCCCGTAAGAAGCCCATCGTCCAAAAACTGTCCCCCCACGTATTTTGCGGGGTCCGCCTCGGGGGTATGGGGGTTGCCATCGGCAGTCAGGTAGGCGCCGACCTGGCGGCCCTGGCCACGACCTGACGAATCAGATCGGCAACCGCTTGTTGATGGTCTCCAGGGAAACATTCAGGAAAATGTTCTCCCCTGCCTCCAGGGCTTTTTCCGAATTGAAATACACCCCTTTTTCGCCTTCCATTCGTCCATATACCCGGTAGTAGCCGCCCATGTAGTAGGAGTGTTCCACAGAGACCTCCAGGCCGGACTTTTGCGATACGCGCAGCTCGTGGGCATAGACGATGATGTTCCGGGTGGTGGAAGCGTAGGATTTCAGGATATTGATAGGGATC
This genomic window from Robiginitalea biformata HTCC2501 contains:
- the accC gene encoding acetyl-CoA carboxylase biotin carboxylase subunit, with product MFKKILIANRGEIALRIIRTCKEMGIKTVAVYSKADEESLHVRFADEAVCIGPAPSNQSYLKIPNIIAAAEITNADAIHPGYGFLSENSKFSRICAEHEIKFIGATGDQIDRMGDKASAKQTMKEAGVPTIPGSDGLLKDANHALKVAKKMGYPVMIKATAGGGGKGMRAIWKEEELVKQFESAVKEAEAAFGNGGMYMEKLIEEPRHIEIQVVGDQYGKACHLSERDCSIQRRHQKLTEETPSPFMTDKLRDAMGKAAVRAAEFIKYEGAGTVEFLVDKHRNFYFMEMNTRIQVEHPITEQVIDYDLIREQILVAGGVPISGKNYTPNLHSIECRINAEDPYNGFRPSPGKITTLHTPGGHGVRLDTHVYSGYTIPPNYDSMIAKLITTAQTREEAINKMKRALDEFVIEGIKTTIPFHRQLMDHPDYLAGNYTTKFMEDFEMQPEPSEDD
- a CDS encoding NAD(P)/FAD-dependent oxidoreductase, translating into MSPSYWEIESWLTDVDFCVVGSGITGLSCALELRKSHPGAKILILERGILPAGASTRNAGFACFGSLTEILDDLQSHTEDEIVSLVSNRFTGIRMLRQRLGDQAIDFRQYGGYEVFREADKEVQEHALEAMDRINRMLQPVFGRPAFEIRPGEFGMAGIQPDAVCNPLEGQLHTGRMMQALLGKAREADICLLNGVEVTGFEDLGDQVGIRTSAFEFEAANLLLATNGFAGLQTGLDLQPARGQVLITEPVPGLALRGSFHLDRGYFYFRNVGDRVLLGGGRHLDKPGETTTDLGQTPGIQQALEDLLHRVILPGQAVRVAHRWSGIMGVGSRKKPIVQKLSPHVFCGVRLGGMGVAIGSQVGADLAALATT
- the accB gene encoding acetyl-CoA carboxylase biotin carboxyl carrier protein, with product MDIKEIQSLIKFVAKSGASEVKLETDEIKITIRTGSDKDGEPTYVQQIPMAAPAMPQQAPPAAPAPAPAAASGEADAKKEGDDSKYITIKSPIIGTFYRKPSPDKPPFVEVGDSISKGDVLCVIEAMKLFNDIESEVSGKVVKVLVDDSSPVEFDQPLFLIDPS